The following are encoded in a window of Pectinophora gossypiella chromosome 8, ilPecGoss1.1, whole genome shotgun sequence genomic DNA:
- the LOC126369201 gene encoding uncharacterized protein LOC126369201 isoform X1, with the protein MYVSLPSIDHSISVQNQVSENIHLSTPNVEDSQENTVVPISSQESSFEELNNNINKFWQAEKVPEVYSEQSSEQELAESIFQQTVTLQNNRFTVALPLKQPITKVYLGDSFSIALQRFYNLERRLLKNDKLYQMYKDFINEYLALGHAEHYDVSNYNLEKDACYFLPHHPVFNANSPTTKMRTVFDGSLKTKSMISLNDVLLNGPIVQNELFDILILFRLPKYILLCDIKQMFRQILVSPPYRALQNILWRQSIEEPVSCLQLKTVTYGLKSSSYLATRCLLELAERYKDTHNLAATVLKTQTYVDDILTGHNDLSVLKIIKEQLVELLRLGGFELHKWGSNHTYLLNHLTTKQDPITDIDMSKDNSFLKTLGLRYNAKSDNFYIHCSESNIQKEYTKRQVLSFISKIFDPLGLVGPIIVSAKLLMQDIYALKVSWDDILPEDINAKWLMFAKDLIEMSDIQTKRHINVENAKQVELVGFADASNKAYGCCLYIRSIKADGTVNIHLLCSKSRANSTNNDLSTPRKELNSALLLSMLTKRAYETLKTQCDNLKVYLYLDSQIVLAWLSMEPVKLLSYVANRVIKIKELTSGWPWFYVKTTDNPADCLSRGVEPHALQNNELWWHGPQFLNNNSFSHGNAKHEPLSPHELPEINKKCCIIVNCNDACHVVTNNDNAFNMDLLARFSDITKLKRVVAYMLRFSDNCKIKNITERRTGALQPCELENALLTIIKMDQQRHYQKEIACLKANKPVSHSLSALSPFLDKNGLLRVGGRLENSQLPFTQKHPLILVKGSHITKLLIWKEHETLLHAGPKLLLASLNNKFWLINAVREIKHVIHKCIKCFKLKAKAASQLMGSLPAERVTVARPFEKVGIDYAGPFNIKLHRVRKPLILKAYVLIFVCFVTKAIHVELASDLTTACFLNCLKRFIARRNKPSQIFCDNAATFKGANSQLQELYKLQSHPTHQNSVVKFTADQGITFNFIPAYSPVFGGLWEAGVKSLKYHMKRVIGQTVLTYEELNTVIIQIEGILNARPLTPMSSDPSDLSYLTPSHFLTGAPITAFPEQDLTDIPTNKLHFWEQCTKIKQNFFKQWQKQYLSMLQNRPKWKTSTPNIDVGTLIILRDNNIMPFQWPMARVVKLYPGNDNKVRAFDVKMPNGNVVRTSITKVCPLPIY; encoded by the coding sequence ATGTACGTATCCCTACCCAGCATTGACCACTCCATATCTGTTCAAAACCAAGTAAGTGAGAATATTCATTTGTCAACACCTAATGTGGAGGACTCACAGGAAAATACTGTTGTACCTATTTCAAGCCAAGAGTCATCTTTTGAggaattaaataataacattaacaaATTTTGGCAAGCTGAAAAAGTTCCTGAGGTCTACTCTGAGCAATCGTCAGAGCAGGAACTAGCAGAAAGTATTTTCCAACAAACTGTCACTTTACAAAACAATAGATTCACAGTAGCACTTCCTTTAAAGCAGCCTATAACTAAAGTATATCTTGGAGATTCTTTTTCAATTGCTCTACAAAGATTCTATAATCTTGAGCGaagattattaaaaaatgataaGCTTTATCAGATGTATAAAGACTTTATTAATGAATACCTAGCGTTAGGTCATGCTGAGCACTATGATGTCTCAAATTATAATTTAGAAAAGGATGCTTGTTACTTTTTGCCACATCATCCAGTATTCAATGCTAATAGTCCAACAACAAAAATGAGAACTGTATTTGATGGCAGTCTCAAGACTAAAAGCATGATTTCATTAAATGATGTCCTTTTAAATGGACCGATAGTTCAGAATGAACTTTTTGATATACTAATCTTATTCAGATTGCCAAAGTATATTTTACTTTGTGatataaaacaaatgtttaGACAAATTCTTGTGAGTCCTCCATATAGGGctttacaaaacattttgtgGCGTCAATCTATAGAAGAACCTGTGTcttgtttacaattaaaaacCGTGACATACGGACTTAAAAGTTCTTCGTACTTAGCAACCAGGTGTTTGCTCGAGTTAGCCGAACGTTATAAAGACACACACAATTTAGCCGCCACTGTTTTGAAAACGCAAACTTATGTCGACGATATTCTCACTGGGCACAATGATTTAAGTGTACTTAAAATCATAAAAGAACAGCTAGTGGAGTTGTTAAGGCTGGGGGGGTTCGAGCTGCACAAATGGGGCTCTAATCATACCTATTTGttaaaccacctcacaaccaagcAAGACCCAATCACGGACATTGACATGAGTAAAGATAATTCTTTTCTTAAAACGTTAGGTTTGCGTTACAATGCCAAATCAgacaatttttacattcatTGTTCTGAAAGTAATATTCAAAAGGAATACACTAAAAGGCAAGTTTTGTCATttattagtaaaattttcgatcCTCTGGGGTTAGTGGGACCTATTATAGTGTCTGCAAAACTTTTAATGCAAGATATTTATGCGCTGAAGGTGTCATGGGATGACATCCTCCCCGAGGATATAAATGCAAAATGGTTAATGTTTGCTAAAGATTTAATTGAAATGTCAGACATACAAACAAAGAGACACATTAATGTAGAAAATGCGAAACAGGTGGAATTGGTTGGATTCGCTGACGCCTCTAATAAGGCTTACGGTTGCTGTTTGTACATCAGAAGTATCAAGGCTGATGGTActgtaaatatacatttattatgtTCAAAGTCGCGAGCAAATTCAACCAATAACGACCTTTCTACACCACGAAAAGAATTGAATAGTGCTCTCTTATTATCTATGTTAACTAAAAGGGCATATGAAACATTGAAAACACAATGtgataatttaaaagtttatttgtatcTCGATTCACAGATCGTGCTGGCGTGGCTGAGCATGGAACCAGTCAAACTGCTGTCATATGTCGCAAACAGAGTCATTAAAATCAAAGAGCTGACTTCAGGATGGCCTTGGTTCTATGTGAAGACCACTGACAACCCCGCGGATTGTCTCTCTCGAGGAGTGGAGCCTCATGCATTGCAGAACAATGAGCTTTGGTGGCACGGGCCTCAATTTCTAAATAACAACTCATTTTCTCATGGAAATGCAAAGCATGAGCCTTTATCACCGCACGAACTGcctgaaattaacaaaaaatgttgCATTATTGTAAACTGTAATGATGCTTGTCATGTTGTAACTAACAATGATAATGCCTTTAATATGGACCTACTTGCTCGCTTTTCTGATATTACAAAACTAAAACGAGTTGTAGCCTATATGCTACGATTTTCGGATAATtgtaagataaaaaatataacagaaaGGCGTACGGGCGCGCTTCAGCCGTGTGAGCTTGAAAACGCTTTATTAACAATTATTAAAATGGACCAACAGAGGCATTATCAAAAAGAAATTGCCTGCTTAAAGGCTAACAAACCTGTATCACATTCTCTATCAGCATTGAGTCCTTTTCTTGATAAGAATGGCTTATTAAGAGTTGGTGGGAGATTGGAAAATTCACAGCTTCCATTCACTCAAAAGCACCCATTGATACTTGTTAAAGGTTCTCACATCACTAAGCTTCTTATATGGAAAGAACATGAAACTTTATTACACGCGGGACCTAAGTTATTGCTTGCTTcacttaataataagttttgGCTTATCAATGCTGTAAGGGAAATAAAACATGTAATTCACAaatgtataaaatgttttaagctAAAGGCAAAGGCTGCATCACAGCTGATGGGGTCTCTGCCAGCCGAAAGGGTCACTGTAGCCAGGCCTTTCGAGAAGGTCGGCATCGACTATGCAGGtccttttaatataaaattacaccGTGTTAGGAAaccacttattttaaaagcatatgtgttaatatttgtatgttttgtcaCAAAAGCGATACATGTGGAGCTCGCTTCCGATTTAACCACAGcttgttttttaaattgcttAAAAAGATTTATTGCACGGCGGAATAAACCTTCGCAAATCTTTTGTGACAATGCAGCTACTTTTAAAGGTGCAAACTCACAATTACAGGAGTTGTACAAACTACAGTCTCACCCAACACACCAAAATTCAGTCGTGAAGTTTACAGCTGATCAAGGTATCACCTTTAATTTCATTCCCGCGTATAGTCCGGTATTTGGTGGGTTATGGGAGGCTGGGGTTAAGAGTTTAAAGTATCATATGAAAAGAGTAATTGGGCAGACAGTACTTACGTATGAGGAGCTAAACACTGTTATCATACAGATTGAAGGTATATTGAATGCGAGGCCGCTTACGCCTATGTCCTCGGATCCCTCAGATCTCTCATATTTAACGCCAAGTCACTTTCTTACTGGAGCTCCAATTACTGCTTTCCCAGAACAGGATCTCACTGACATTCCTACTAATAAGCTTCACTTTTGGGAGCAATGTACTAAAATTAAACAGAACTTTTTTAAGCAATGGCAAAAACAGTACCTATCTATGTTGCAAAACAGGCCAAAATGGAAAACTAGTACTCCTAATATTGATGTTGGTACTTTAATAATCCTtagagataataatattatgcctTTCCAATGGCCTATGGCAAGGGTTGTAAAACTTTACCCAGGTAACGACAACAAGGTGCGTGCATTTGATGTAAAAATGCCTAATGGTAATGTTGTACGAACCAGTATCACAAAGGTATGTCCATTGCCAATTTATTGA
- the LOC126369201 gene encoding uncharacterized protein LOC126369201 isoform X3 produces MEPVKLLSYVANRVIKIKELTSGWPWFYVKTTDNPADCLSRGVEPHALQNNELWWHGPQFLNNNSFSHGNAKHEPLSPHELPEINKKCCIIVNCNDACHVVTNNDNAFNMDLLARFSDITKLKRVVAYMLRFSDNCKIKNITERRTGALQPCELENALLTIIKMDQQRHYQKEIACLKANKPVSHSLSALSPFLDKNGLLRVGGRLENSQLPFTQKHPLILVKGSHITKLLIWKEHETLLHAGPKLLLASLNNKFWLINAVREIKHVIHKCIKCFKLKAKAASQLMGSLPAERVTVARPFEKVGIDYAGPFNIKLHRVRKPLILKAYVLIFVCFVTKAIHVELASDLTTACFLNCLKRFIARRNKPSQIFCDNAATFKGANSQLQELYKLQSHPTHQNSVVKFTADQGITFNFIPAYSPVFGGLWEAGVKSLKYHMKRVIGQTVLTYEELNTVIIQIEGILNARPLTPMSSDPSDLSYLTPSHFLTGAPITAFPEQDLTDIPTNKLHFWEQCTKIKQNFFKQWQKQYLSMLQNRPKWKTSTPNIDVGTLIILRDNNIMPFQWPMARVVKLYPGNDNKVRAFDVKMPNGNVVRTSITKVCPLPIY; encoded by the coding sequence ATGGAACCAGTCAAACTGCTGTCATATGTCGCAAACAGAGTCATTAAAATCAAAGAGCTGACTTCAGGATGGCCTTGGTTCTATGTGAAGACCACTGACAACCCCGCGGATTGTCTCTCTCGAGGAGTGGAGCCTCATGCATTGCAGAACAATGAGCTTTGGTGGCACGGGCCTCAATTTCTAAATAACAACTCATTTTCTCATGGAAATGCAAAGCATGAGCCTTTATCACCGCACGAACTGcctgaaattaacaaaaaatgttgCATTATTGTAAACTGTAATGATGCTTGTCATGTTGTAACTAACAATGATAATGCCTTTAATATGGACCTACTTGCTCGCTTTTCTGATATTACAAAACTAAAACGAGTTGTAGCCTATATGCTACGATTTTCGGATAATtgtaagataaaaaatataacagaaaGGCGTACGGGCGCGCTTCAGCCGTGTGAGCTTGAAAACGCTTTATTAACAATTATTAAAATGGACCAACAGAGGCATTATCAAAAAGAAATTGCCTGCTTAAAGGCTAACAAACCTGTATCACATTCTCTATCAGCATTGAGTCCTTTTCTTGATAAGAATGGCTTATTAAGAGTTGGTGGGAGATTGGAAAATTCACAGCTTCCATTCACTCAAAAGCACCCATTGATACTTGTTAAAGGTTCTCACATCACTAAGCTTCTTATATGGAAAGAACATGAAACTTTATTACACGCGGGACCTAAGTTATTGCTTGCTTcacttaataataagttttgGCTTATCAATGCTGTAAGGGAAATAAAACATGTAATTCACAaatgtataaaatgttttaagctAAAGGCAAAGGCTGCATCACAGCTGATGGGGTCTCTGCCAGCCGAAAGGGTCACTGTAGCCAGGCCTTTCGAGAAGGTCGGCATCGACTATGCAGGtccttttaatataaaattacaccGTGTTAGGAAaccacttattttaaaagcatatgtgttaatatttgtatgttttgtcaCAAAAGCGATACATGTGGAGCTCGCTTCCGATTTAACCACAGcttgttttttaaattgcttAAAAAGATTTATTGCACGGCGGAATAAACCTTCGCAAATCTTTTGTGACAATGCAGCTACTTTTAAAGGTGCAAACTCACAATTACAGGAGTTGTACAAACTACAGTCTCACCCAACACACCAAAATTCAGTCGTGAAGTTTACAGCTGATCAAGGTATCACCTTTAATTTCATTCCCGCGTATAGTCCGGTATTTGGTGGGTTATGGGAGGCTGGGGTTAAGAGTTTAAAGTATCATATGAAAAGAGTAATTGGGCAGACAGTACTTACGTATGAGGAGCTAAACACTGTTATCATACAGATTGAAGGTATATTGAATGCGAGGCCGCTTACGCCTATGTCCTCGGATCCCTCAGATCTCTCATATTTAACGCCAAGTCACTTTCTTACTGGAGCTCCAATTACTGCTTTCCCAGAACAGGATCTCACTGACATTCCTACTAATAAGCTTCACTTTTGGGAGCAATGTACTAAAATTAAACAGAACTTTTTTAAGCAATGGCAAAAACAGTACCTATCTATGTTGCAAAACAGGCCAAAATGGAAAACTAGTACTCCTAATATTGATGTTGGTACTTTAATAATCCTtagagataataatattatgcctTTCCAATGGCCTATGGCAAGGGTTGTAAAACTTTACCCAGGTAACGACAACAAGGTGCGTGCATTTGATGTAAAAATGCCTAATGGTAATGTTGTACGAACCAGTATCACAAAGGTATGTCCATTGCCAATTTATTGA
- the LOC126369201 gene encoding uncharacterized protein LOC126369201 isoform X2, which yields MYVSLPSIDHSISVQNQIVLAWLSMEPVKLLSYVANRVIKIKELTSGWPWFYVKTTDNPADCLSRGVEPHALQNNELWWHGPQFLNNNSFSHGNAKHEPLSPHELPEINKKCCIIVNCNDACHVVTNNDNAFNMDLLARFSDITKLKRVVAYMLRFSDNCKIKNITERRTGALQPCELENALLTIIKMDQQRHYQKEIACLKANKPVSHSLSALSPFLDKNGLLRVGGRLENSQLPFTQKHPLILVKGSHITKLLIWKEHETLLHAGPKLLLASLNNKFWLINAVREIKHVIHKCIKCFKLKAKAASQLMGSLPAERVTVARPFEKVGIDYAGPFNIKLHRVRKPLILKAYVLIFVCFVTKAIHVELASDLTTACFLNCLKRFIARRNKPSQIFCDNAATFKGANSQLQELYKLQSHPTHQNSVVKFTADQGITFNFIPAYSPVFGGLWEAGVKSLKYHMKRVIGQTVLTYEELNTVIIQIEGILNARPLTPMSSDPSDLSYLTPSHFLTGAPITAFPEQDLTDIPTNKLHFWEQCTKIKQNFFKQWQKQYLSMLQNRPKWKTSTPNIDVGTLIILRDNNIMPFQWPMARVVKLYPGNDNKVRAFDVKMPNGNVVRTSITKVCPLPIY from the exons ATGTACGTATCCCTACCCAGCATTGACCACTCCATATCTGTTCAAAACCAA ATCGTGCTGGCGTGGCTGAGCATGGAACCAGTCAAACTGCTGTCATATGTCGCAAACAGAGTCATTAAAATCAAAGAGCTGACTTCAGGATGGCCTTGGTTCTATGTGAAGACCACTGACAACCCCGCGGATTGTCTCTCTCGAGGAGTGGAGCCTCATGCATTGCAGAACAATGAGCTTTGGTGGCACGGGCCTCAATTTCTAAATAACAACTCATTTTCTCATGGAAATGCAAAGCATGAGCCTTTATCACCGCACGAACTGcctgaaattaacaaaaaatgttgCATTATTGTAAACTGTAATGATGCTTGTCATGTTGTAACTAACAATGATAATGCCTTTAATATGGACCTACTTGCTCGCTTTTCTGATATTACAAAACTAAAACGAGTTGTAGCCTATATGCTACGATTTTCGGATAATtgtaagataaaaaatataacagaaaGGCGTACGGGCGCGCTTCAGCCGTGTGAGCTTGAAAACGCTTTATTAACAATTATTAAAATGGACCAACAGAGGCATTATCAAAAAGAAATTGCCTGCTTAAAGGCTAACAAACCTGTATCACATTCTCTATCAGCATTGAGTCCTTTTCTTGATAAGAATGGCTTATTAAGAGTTGGTGGGAGATTGGAAAATTCACAGCTTCCATTCACTCAAAAGCACCCATTGATACTTGTTAAAGGTTCTCACATCACTAAGCTTCTTATATGGAAAGAACATGAAACTTTATTACACGCGGGACCTAAGTTATTGCTTGCTTcacttaataataagttttgGCTTATCAATGCTGTAAGGGAAATAAAACATGTAATTCACAaatgtataaaatgttttaagctAAAGGCAAAGGCTGCATCACAGCTGATGGGGTCTCTGCCAGCCGAAAGGGTCACTGTAGCCAGGCCTTTCGAGAAGGTCGGCATCGACTATGCAGGtccttttaatataaaattacaccGTGTTAGGAAaccacttattttaaaagcatatgtgttaatatttgtatgttttgtcaCAAAAGCGATACATGTGGAGCTCGCTTCCGATTTAACCACAGcttgttttttaaattgcttAAAAAGATTTATTGCACGGCGGAATAAACCTTCGCAAATCTTTTGTGACAATGCAGCTACTTTTAAAGGTGCAAACTCACAATTACAGGAGTTGTACAAACTACAGTCTCACCCAACACACCAAAATTCAGTCGTGAAGTTTACAGCTGATCAAGGTATCACCTTTAATTTCATTCCCGCGTATAGTCCGGTATTTGGTGGGTTATGGGAGGCTGGGGTTAAGAGTTTAAAGTATCATATGAAAAGAGTAATTGGGCAGACAGTACTTACGTATGAGGAGCTAAACACTGTTATCATACAGATTGAAGGTATATTGAATGCGAGGCCGCTTACGCCTATGTCCTCGGATCCCTCAGATCTCTCATATTTAACGCCAAGTCACTTTCTTACTGGAGCTCCAATTACTGCTTTCCCAGAACAGGATCTCACTGACATTCCTACTAATAAGCTTCACTTTTGGGAGCAATGTACTAAAATTAAACAGAACTTTTTTAAGCAATGGCAAAAACAGTACCTATCTATGTTGCAAAACAGGCCAAAATGGAAAACTAGTACTCCTAATATTGATGTTGGTACTTTAATAATCCTtagagataataatattatgcctTTCCAATGGCCTATGGCAAGGGTTGTAAAACTTTACCCAGGTAACGACAACAAGGTGCGTGCATTTGATGTAAAAATGCCTAATGGTAATGTTGTACGAACCAGTATCACAAAGGTATGTCCATTGCCAATTTATTGA